In the Lujinxingia litoralis genome, one interval contains:
- a CDS encoding cytochrome P450: protein MTQPPVDASSSAPFVSVPQPAGVPILGNLPAFKRDMLSALMAAFREHGDKVRFNLLSRQALFLAHPDDLNHVLIRNNRNFTKYTRGYRVMRQLLGNGLVTSEGSFWLRQRRIAQPSFHQKRINAFAETMARVAEDRAHNWEQLLKNSGDGAPPVIQLNAEMARITLDIVGFTLLSTELSSHSARVNTNLAFILKEVTRRIRVPWSLPLSVPTPGNNRVNRAIARLDAVVETIISRRRHSAENPEDLLTMLMEARDEDSGEGMTDAQLRDEVMTIFLAGFETTATALTWTFYLLSLHPEAMAALHAELDQVLEDGRMPTLQDLPRLEWTRMVIEEAMRLYPPVPMLARTAAEDDVIGGVEVPAKTFIILSPYITHRHPAFWDEPEVYNPERFRDPKADRPRFAYYPFLGGPRQCIGKSFAMMEAQLVLATLARRFKLEHAASTPAQLNVTVTLGAQGDIPMKLTRR from the coding sequence ATGACGCAGCCCCCGGTCGATGCTTCTTCGTCAGCCCCTTTCGTCAGCGTTCCTCAACCCGCCGGTGTGCCTATTTTAGGCAATCTTCCGGCCTTTAAACGCGATATGCTCAGCGCCCTGATGGCGGCGTTTCGAGAGCACGGCGATAAAGTGCGCTTTAATCTGCTCAGCCGGCAGGCACTCTTTCTCGCGCATCCCGACGACCTCAACCATGTGCTGATCCGCAACAACCGCAACTTCACAAAATACACCCGCGGCTATCGCGTCATGCGCCAGCTGCTGGGCAATGGACTGGTCACCAGCGAGGGTAGCTTCTGGTTACGGCAGCGGCGCATCGCCCAGCCCTCATTTCATCAAAAACGCATCAACGCGTTTGCTGAAACCATGGCTCGGGTCGCCGAAGACCGGGCGCACAACTGGGAACAGCTCCTTAAAAATAGCGGCGATGGCGCACCCCCGGTCATTCAGCTCAACGCCGAAATGGCTCGAATCACCCTGGATATTGTGGGCTTTACCCTCTTGAGCACCGAACTCTCCAGCCACAGCGCCCGGGTCAACACCAACCTGGCCTTCATTCTTAAAGAGGTCACCCGCCGCATTCGCGTCCCCTGGTCGCTCCCGCTAAGCGTGCCCACTCCGGGCAACAACCGGGTCAATCGCGCGATCGCCCGACTCGACGCAGTCGTCGAAACGATCATCTCTCGCCGACGCCACAGCGCTGAGAATCCCGAAGACCTCCTGACCATGCTCATGGAGGCCCGCGATGAAGATAGCGGCGAGGGAATGACCGATGCTCAGCTGCGCGACGAGGTGATGACGATCTTCCTGGCGGGATTTGAAACCACGGCCACCGCGTTGACGTGGACCTTTTACCTGCTCTCGCTTCACCCCGAGGCCATGGCCGCGCTCCACGCCGAGTTGGATCAGGTGCTGGAAGACGGTCGGATGCCCACGCTCCAGGATCTCCCGCGCCTGGAGTGGACGCGTATGGTCATTGAGGAAGCGATGCGACTGTATCCGCCGGTCCCCATGCTCGCACGTACTGCGGCCGAAGATGACGTCATTGGCGGCGTTGAGGTCCCGGCGAAGACTTTCATCATCCTCAGTCCTTATATCACCCACCGACACCCGGCGTTCTGGGACGAACCGGAGGTTTACAACCCGGAACGCTTTCGCGATCCGAAAGCCGATCGCCCCCGCTTCGCCTACTACCCCTTCCTGGGCGGCCCGCGTCAATGCATCGGCAAGTCATTTGCCATGATGGAAGCTCAACTGGTGCTGGCGACCCTGGCCCGGCGCTTTAAGCTCGAGCACGCCGCCAGCACCCCGGCACAACTCAATGTCACAGTCACGCTGGGAGCTCAGGGCGACATCCCGATGAAGCTCACCCGACGCTAA